A single region of the Bartonella harrusi genome encodes:
- the pyk gene encoding pyruvate kinase — protein MRRTRKVKIIATLGPSSFSTAMIEKLFKAGADVFRLNMSHTDCETMADLVKRIREVEKTVGRPIGILVDLQGPKLRIGCFAKGQEDLHVGQSFTLDDRDVLGNGQRVFFPHKEVFAAVKPGDRLLLDDGKLELCVQLCDDHSLVCRVVAGTRISDRKGVSFPDTILPFGAMTPKDEVDLQAVLQQPVDWVALSFIQRPEDMMAVRRLTKSKVSLMAKIEKPQALEHIEKIIHISDGIMIARGDLGVEMPLERIPALQMELIKACRLAGKPVVVATQMLESMMTSSVPTRAEVSDVATAVYAGSDAVMLSAESASGLYPEEAVLMMDRIARQIEQDPTYEAQMGAQHPVPQSTGTDAISLAARQIAETLQLSAIVAYTASGTTGVRASRERPNRPIIALSPIVATARRLALVWGLHCVVAQDARDLEDMVDRAAAIAFQEGFCQAGDRFLVTAGIPLGTPGATNLLRIASVSQDGTKAV, from the coding sequence GTGAGACGTACACGTAAAGTAAAAATTATCGCTACTCTTGGTCCTTCTTCTTTTTCCACTGCAATGATTGAAAAACTCTTTAAAGCAGGAGCGGATGTTTTTCGTCTGAATATGAGCCATACCGATTGTGAAACAATGGCTGATTTGGTGAAACGAATACGAGAAGTCGAAAAAACTGTTGGTCGACCCATTGGTATCTTAGTGGATTTACAGGGGCCAAAATTGCGTATTGGCTGTTTTGCGAAGGGGCAAGAGGATTTGCATGTAGGGCAAAGCTTTACATTGGATGATCGTGATGTCCTTGGTAATGGGCAACGTGTTTTTTTTCCACACAAGGAGGTGTTTGCCGCTGTTAAGCCCGGAGATCGGCTGTTGCTCGATGATGGAAAACTAGAATTGTGTGTACAGCTGTGTGATGATCATTCACTCGTGTGCCGTGTGGTTGCTGGAACCCGTATTTCTGATCGAAAAGGCGTGAGTTTTCCCGATACGATTTTGCCTTTTGGTGCGATGACGCCAAAAGACGAGGTTGATCTTCAGGCGGTTTTGCAACAGCCTGTTGATTGGGTAGCACTTTCTTTTATTCAACGTCCAGAAGATATGATGGCGGTGCGCCGGTTGACAAAAAGCAAAGTGTCTTTGATGGCTAAGATCGAAAAACCTCAAGCCCTAGAGCACATAGAAAAGATTATTCATATTTCTGATGGGATTATGATTGCCCGGGGAGATCTCGGTGTGGAAATGCCCTTAGAGAGGATTCCTGCATTGCAGATGGAACTCATAAAAGCTTGTCGTTTAGCGGGAAAGCCTGTTGTGGTGGCAACACAAATGCTCGAATCAATGATGACATCCTCTGTTCCAACGCGCGCAGAAGTTTCTGATGTTGCTACAGCGGTTTATGCGGGGAGTGATGCGGTGATGTTGTCGGCAGAATCTGCTTCTGGTCTTTATCCTGAAGAAGCGGTGCTTATGATGGACCGCATTGCACGACAAATCGAACAAGATCCTACTTATGAAGCGCAGATGGGTGCGCAGCACCCTGTTCCTCAGTCAACAGGAACCGATGCGATTTCTCTTGCGGCTCGTCAGATCGCCGAAACACTTCAATTGTCAGCTATTGTTGCTTATACTGCATCAGGTACAACGGGTGTGCGTGCTTCACGTGAGCGCCCAAACAGACCCATTATTGCTTTATCACCCATCGTGGCAACAGCACGGCGCTTGGCTTTGGTTTGGGGATTACATTGTGTGGTTGCACAAGATGCACGAGACTTAGAGGATATGGTTGATCGTGCGGCAGCCATTGCTTTTCAAGAAGGTTTTTGCCAAGCTGGAGACCGATTCCTTGTGACAGCAGGGATTCCTCTTGGTACACCAGGTGCTACCAACTTATTGCGTATCGCTTCGGTTTCTCAAGATGGCACAAAGGCGGTTTAA
- a CDS encoding DUF1036 domain-containing protein has protein sequence MFCLKGLHYMSGFVVFQRQWWIFRRGLGALLLSILLSFSLVVFAKADFRVCNTTQQSVGVALGYRTLSGWVSEGWWMVPVTECKTLIEGPLSSRYYYFYAEGEQKKASWSGSVTMCVQDSQFTIEGVHDCFPRGYQKAAFKEIDTGNQTSWMVQLTEESLFNDSVVKSSPLSGDSPP, from the coding sequence ATGTTTTGTCTCAAGGGCTTGCATTATATGAGTGGTTTTGTGGTTTTTCAAAGACAGTGGTGGATCTTTCGGAGAGGGTTGGGGGCTTTGCTTTTGAGCATTCTGCTCTCGTTTTCCCTTGTTGTTTTTGCAAAGGCTGACTTTAGAGTGTGTAATACAACGCAACAGTCTGTAGGGGTTGCTCTTGGGTATCGTACGCTTTCAGGTTGGGTGAGTGAAGGGTGGTGGATGGTCCCAGTGACAGAGTGTAAAACTTTAATTGAGGGGCCATTGTCTTCACGCTATTATTATTTTTATGCAGAGGGAGAACAGAAAAAAGCCAGCTGGTCTGGTTCCGTAACCATGTGTGTACAAGATAGCCAATTTACCATTGAAGGGGTTCATGATTGTTTCCCTAGAGGCTATCAAAAGGCTGCGTTTAAGGAAATTGATACAGGCAATCAAACCAGTTGGATGGTGCAGTTAACCGAAGAGTCTTTGTTCAATGATTCGGTTGTAAAGTCTTCTCCTCTTTCAGGAGATTCGCCACCGTGA
- a CDS encoding DUF2312 domain-containing protein: MNNTVSDQTHAISVNQLRAFIERIERLEEEKKTISDDIKEVYAELKGSGFDSKAVRSIIRLRKKEEHERMEEEAVIQLYKNALGMS, from the coding sequence ATGAATAATACAGTGAGTGATCAAACACATGCTATATCAGTCAATCAATTACGTGCTTTTATCGAACGTATTGAACGGCTAGAAGAAGAGAAAAAAACCATTTCTGATGATATTAAGGAAGTTTATGCTGAACTTAAAGGCTCTGGTTTTGATAGTAAAGCTGTTCGCAGCATTATAAGATTGCGTAAAAAAGAAGAGCACGAACGAATGGAAGAGGAAGCCGTCATCCAGCTCTATAAAAATGCACTTGGTATGAGTTAA
- the rimJ gene encoding ribosomal protein S5-alanine N-acetyltransferase: MAITTKRTISTLINGKDAGELSSYYLRNADFLRPFEPLKSDDYHSLTAWKKRANTFANESKQDQAYRYAVRLKNERAIIAVVNFTNVVRGVFQACHLGFSLDEKQQGKGFMFEALSALILQIFDVIHLHRVMANTLPKNTRSRILLERLGFKKEGYAKDYLMISGKWRDHILTSRINESYKAAKK, from the coding sequence ATGGCAATCACAACAAAACGAACAATTTCCACATTGATCAATGGTAAGGATGCTGGTGAACTGTCTTCCTATTACCTGCGCAATGCGGACTTTCTTCGTCCGTTCGAACCACTAAAATCTGATGATTATCATAGCCTAACAGCTTGGAAAAAGCGAGCAAATACGTTTGCTAATGAGAGTAAACAAGACCAAGCATATCGATATGCCGTACGATTAAAAAATGAACGTGCAATCATCGCTGTTGTTAACTTTACAAATGTTGTGCGTGGTGTTTTTCAAGCCTGTCATCTTGGCTTTTCTCTAGATGAAAAGCAACAAGGCAAAGGCTTCATGTTTGAAGCTTTATCTGCTCTGATACTTCAGATTTTTGATGTTATTCACCTGCATAGAGTGATGGCAAATACTCTACCGAAAAACACCAGAAGTAGAATTTTATTGGAGCGTCTTGGTTTTAAGAAAGAAGGATATGCGAAAGATTATCTAATGATTTCCGGCAAATGGAGAGACCATATTCTCACCTCGCGAATAAATGAATCGTACAAAGCCGCCAAGAAATAA